From the Sardina pilchardus chromosome 11, fSarPil1.1, whole genome shotgun sequence genome, the window TAACAGCGCAGTAAGAGTGTATCTCTTAGAAATGAGACAAGCACAGCTCACACAACAGCATcgtgcaaaaaaaacaaacaggtgtgtgtgtgtgtgtgtgtgtgtgtgtgtgtgtctctccctctctctctctctctctctctctctctctctctctctctctctctctctctctctctctctctctaacagttACTGACCAAGGGgatccctctcttctccgcaCTTGGCAGCCGGTCGTGATATTTTCCCAGGAGCGCCTCCATCGCCTGCAACTGTAGGAGAAAAGGACAGCGACACTGTGGTTTTTAAGTCAAAAATTCAAAATCACTTTAAAGTATCACGTTCACCTTAGTTTCCACTGCACAGCCACAGGCCTGACCTTCAGACGAGATTTAAACTAAACTGGTTGCTGTTCtagtttctgttgttgttgtttattgtttcagATTAGCCTATATTTGGCATGCCATGCACAGGCTAACAGGATATACTAGAAATTAAAAGTCTAACAGTTTGCGTGACTCACCAAGTCTCTCTCCGCAGACACTGCAGAGTTCTGTGGCCCAGCGTCTTCTGCCGAAACTTCCTTTGACACCTGTCCATTAGAGATGGCGGACaggacacagacgcacaggagACCAAATAAAATTCCTGCGCTATCCATGGTCCTGAGAGTCAGTCAGATGAAACTGAAAATCAAGGGTCACCAAATTCAAACTCAGGAGCAAGACTGAAGACTGGAATGACCGTACGACCCTCCTTTATAAAGTAACAAGCTCCGCCCGCAATGGAAACGTTATTGTCCTCAAATGCATAATTTATCGGTCGAAAATTGTCCAGTAGCCTATCGTAGGTTATCTGATGCATTGGGTAGGATGAAAGTAAACAGCAACAATATCCTCGCCAAGAGCTTTGTTTGCTGTTAATATAATGTATTACGCCTGTTCAAAATCATTGTGCATGACTCCAGTGAATtggtataatgtttttttttgtttgtttgttttttaaatcatCACCATCTGTAACCTAATCGCCAAGTTAAATCTTTCATAGTCCAATTTAGAAAAAGGCCATCAAACAAAAAGACATTCAAAAACCAATCACTTTCCCAGAGGATGATAACTACACTCCAAGTGCTTTAAAAGCAGATTAACCGTGGAATTTAATTCAATTGTAAACATATTGCTTTTGGGATATTTGGCATGGAGGAGTTCATAACGTCCGAATGAGACTAATTTGTGCAGGACTGCCTACAGGCTTATAATCTTTAACAAAGTAAAGGCCTACGACAGATCATAACAATTTATTTGAGCAGAAATATAGGTGTGGATAACTGTCATTTCGTGAATTCAAAGGGCACTGGAGTGGCCAATTTAGACCCACCGACGCCCCCAAGAATTACAACTGGgattagaaatgaaaacaaatgggTTCGTGCAACATGTTGTAACTGTCCTCTAAGCTTACCAATTATTATAAGATATATCCTACATACATGCCAAAAAAGTGGGATGCGTTTGATCATTCTAATTTCATATAATAACCTTACTGCAAAATGCTTCacgataaataaaaataataataataatttcaacAACGTTAAATGATGTCAATGGGCTACAATCACTTTTGAAGGTTCAGGGccacttacagtaggctactgtaggcccaatgtggtaggctagcctgctaaaGTTTGATCAGCATAATCATGACGCTACATACGTGCCTGCCCTGCACTGCGCGGTAGAGGGAGCTACTGTAGCACTTAACTTGTTTGACTTGTGATGGTTATTTCCTGAAACGCATACTTTTGGATTTAGGAAGGAACACACCCAGTGACATCAGTAAGAAAAAAAGCCTCACTCAGACCTTGCAGTGAAGGAGCGAGGGGGCAAGGGGTGCCTTTTCGAATATTTTAGAGCAACTTTACAGGGAAGATCTGGAAGAAACCACGGCACGCAAAAGAATCCAGAGGAACACCTGGAGAAGCGTGGATACCTTTGAGAAAGTTTTAAAGAAGCAATGTCAACTTCAGATGAATCAGACGGGCTTCGGCCACGTTATGGGTGTAAGTGCTCaaaactttttctctctcgcctTGAGTTATACGCTACCCGTAGACACAACGAGAGGAGTTGCTTGAACTTCTCAAGGATGTGTTGGAGCGTCATTGTTTCGTGTGATTATGGTATGCAAAATACTGCGTAAAAATGGTTACAACTGAAAGAGTTTGTCCACCGTCTCTGGTTTAACTTTCTGAATCAGCGCGTGTAATGCAGACTTCCGCGTTTTCATTAATCGCTCTCTACTGTTCCTCGCCCTGCCCTCCATCGATACTTGAAGTTAATTTGTTTAAGACATTTATTCTCAGTTCTTGTGGTTCTTGTGCTAGTTAGAGCACATCGTTGTTGTAGATCAGGTTGACATAGTACATgacgaacaaaaaaaaatccaggtGAACACAAGTTGCTCAACTTTTCTGTGCAAGAAGGCTGTTCATATCTCACTAGTTGGATTGTGTCTAATATGTATCAATTATTCATGCAACATGTGTTATTAGAGTGTGTACAGCTGTTAGTCAAACATCAGCCCCAGTCGACGTTATCGTTTCTTCAATTGAAGGGGCCCTGCGTCGTGGTAGGATAGCAGAAATTTCCATTAAACTCTTAAGTATTCGTATCAAGTAGACTGACATTTACGAGTAGGTTCAGTATTGAAAGCATCACCCACCACAACCAGCGCGACAGATAATGACAGAAGTGACCTATAGGGATACATTATAGCTCATCCATCGTTACATTGCGGCTCATAACCGAACAAATATCTATTTTAAGTATCTGAACTGAGTAGCCTAGGCGGGAAGTTTATTAACACTTTCAAAACCATTGGCGAGAACAGGACTAACTCTCTCACGAGTTGAGCTGAAGCctatatatcatatataataGCCCAAAACAGCAGACTGACGATTGCTGAAGAGAATGAGGTTATCAAGGGATCAGTCATGTCCACaccttgttgtgtgtgtccttttgatCAGTTCATTCATCTctagggagggtgagagagagactctgtctTGAAAATGTATCAGTCAATGCATCGTGACtgaaataacacaacacaaacactaaaAGTCTGGCAGGGTCTGAAAGTTAAGGGGACATCAACATTCTCCTCTCAGCAGCCATTCTTATGACTCTCAGCAAGACTCTCATAAATCACTTCAGTATGTGAGCTCAGCACAGCTTCATGGGGAGAGCAAGCGAGTGAGGGAGCAAAAGAGGgaggggaatggagagagagaaatagagagagggagagagagaaataaagagagagagagagagagagccagaggggCAGAGGCTCCTGCTAAGTTACGCAATCAGGATTCTGCGTCAGCCCAGTCGACtacacagcagcaccagcaaccTTTTAAAAGCCAATAAGAAAAACCCCAGagtaatgaaatgaatgaatgagctaCTTTGTTTCACAGCTTGGGTATCTGTAATATAGGGCAAGGACCCAGGGCCCAGGGCCAAGACATGACATGAAATACGCGCGTTATTTAATCAGTGTATGTAACCCCATGCTCCCAGCTCAAAGTGAACTTAATCCCATGCCTGGTTAGAGGGGGTCCCATGTTTGTGTCTGCGCTGACAAATAGTAGTCGTGCATGCCTGAGACGTTAATGTGTTTACCACTCgtttattgtgtttgtttattgtttattgtttattgtttgtgttcagCGGTCCTGGATGGCGAGCAGCGGCTCACTGCCGAGGAGATGGACGAGCGGAGGCAGGCAAACATGGCCTACGAGTACTTGTGCCACCTGGAGGAGGCCAAGAGGTCAGTGGCTTGGGCAGTGGGGTGGGTTGGGCAGTGTTGTTGATGGCGTAACTTGTAATGTGTTGAAAGCAGGGTGTCTGGGCAGGGATGGGGGGATGTGTGCTGAAACTCGGCTGTCAGTTGAGATGCAAATTGTTGTAGACTTCAGGTCTGCTTTAGTATTTGGGGGTTGAAGAGCTTCTCTGAAGTGTACAGGGTTGCATCAGTTTTGAATGGGAGAAGAAATGTATTTGACTGGAATGGATTTGGCTATATAGgtctaaagtttttttttttttgcttttttgcaACTGTTCAGTGTGTTGACTTTTATGTGAAGATAAGGAGTTGTTAGTTTGATATTGATGTGAGGCTTATCTCGAGTCGTCGCCAGGGCTTAGCTGCAGATGTTGGCTTGATATACTGTAACGCTCAGGCTAAGGCTTAAAGCTGCGAACCCTGTGTGTCCTGTTGCACTTTTGTCCTCGCTATCTGAGACCATTTGCTCTCTTGGGGGACAATACATTTGATTCTCACTGACCCTACCCTATATCTTAAACCTGTTCTATGATTCACTGCATAATAGGTTGTGGTCAAGTGACCGGGGGTTGTTATGCGCCAGCCAGGCATGTATGAGTTCCCAAACAGGGTAACCCACTGAGATTTAGGATCTGTACGCTATGAACTCCGCTATctagggagatggggagagcgAGATGGGGAGAGCTGTAGTGTTGGAGCAGGGCAGTGTTTAGGTCAATGGCTGGCTATCTCTCACCTATTAGCCTGTGCTTATAGCTTGGTAACCCAGATGGAAAGCCTGTTTCTGTCCTGGGCACTGCTTGACAGTCGGCCATTGTGAAGACCCATCAAAACCAATTGTCTCTCGTTATCCGGCCTGAACCAGAGCCACATCAGTAAATGATTTAATCAAGGCGTAAATTGATGTTGATGCCACCAGTGTCATTGGGATTTAGTGGTATTCTGGAATGAAATGCACACACCCATGTAATCACTTCAGATACTCAGTCAAGAAAAGAAGGAAAAGCAACAGTCCCTTTAGACCAATTgtccttcaaacacacagttgAGTGTGATGAACGTTTTGGCACGGTGCATGAGAAACATACATGAAAAGCACCAATGTTGTGGCACAGTACATTTTGATAGTGAATCTACTTGTTTctcctcattcattcattcattcataaatgAACCTGTATAATTCTCTGGTGAAACCTTCAGTCCTCAGTGCAGTGTCCAATACCAATAGGTGCTCAGCCTCTGCACGTGTGGGACAGGTGTTGTGAAGCACATGCCGTCATGTGCTCCTGCTCTCGGCTGCCTGTTATGAGCCTGCGGCCTGGTGTACCTCTGATGAGTGACAGCTAATAGAAGGAGGGGCCTGAGACCTCTGTTTCCTCTCTCATGTGGTTAGCGTTAGCAGATGGATGGAGACGCGCTGAGGGTTCTGTCACTCTTTATATCTCAGATGTATAGTTGGATAGTT encodes:
- the cartl gene encoding cocaine- and amphetamine-regulated transcript-like, with product MDSAGILFGLLCVCVLSAISNGQVSKEVSAEDAGPQNSAVSAERDLLQAMEALLGKYHDRLPSAEKRGIPLCGMGSRCAMRYGPRYGTLCDCGRGSNCNSYLLKCI